A portion of the Gossypium arboreum isolate Shixiya-1 chromosome 8, ASM2569848v2, whole genome shotgun sequence genome contains these proteins:
- the LOC108468203 gene encoding uncharacterized protein LOC108468203 isoform X4 — translation MQYVKPLHLFQNLVKSNASQGGRLLGLDVGDKYVGLAISDLDNKIASPLSVLVRKKTNIDLVAHDFQSLDAWGGMWWRRDKGPSFKYFCGIWIMLFDGRMSLCLFFSPYHFMELGLQMWTCISELSLVGFVVGYPFDRQRLAPDATQVKLFIDDLSETGKLDGLKFTFWDERFTSKNVELLIKPLSLHPVLAKTVVDKFAAVQILQAYLDYVNKKENRGCNILEMILFGFRI, via the exons ATGCAGTACGTAAAGCCTTTACACCTATTCCAAAATTTGGTCAAATCAAATGCATCGCAAGGAGGACGGTTGCTTGGTTTAGATGTTGGTGATAAGTATGTTGGATTAGCTATCTCAGACCTCGATAATAAAATCGCCTCACCTCTAAG TGTTTTGGTTCGAAAGAAGACAAATATTGAtctagtggctcatgattttcaAAGCCTG GATGCTTGGGGTGGAATGTGGTGGAGAAGAGACAAGGGGCctagttttaaatatttttgtggAATCTGGATCATGTTATTTGATGGGAGGATGtcactttgtttatttttctctcCCTATCATTTCATGGAGTTGGGGTTGCAGATGTGGACTTGT ATCTCTGAACTTTCTCTGGTAGGCTTCGTAGTTGGCTATCCATTTGACAGACAACGACTTGCTCCTGAT gCTACACAGGTGAAGCTATTCATTGATGATCTTTCAGAGACGGGAAAACTTGATGGGTTAAAGTTTACGTTCTGGGATGAGCGCTTTACATCAAAG AATGTGGAATTGCTGATAAAGCCTTTGAGCTTGCATCCAGTACTAGCAAAAACTGTAGTTGATAAGTTCGCTGCTGTTCAGATTCTTCAG GCATACCTGGATTATGTGAACAAGAAGGAAAATAG GGGCTGCAACATCTTAGAGATGATATTATTTGGGTTTCGGATCTAA
- the LOC108468203 gene encoding uncharacterized protein LOC108468203 isoform X1, translated as MMVIEHGKSGFFSLAARPYTKVFLFRVSFSSCSSKLIPVQTRHYFFSYVKPLHLFQNLVKSNASQGGRLLGLDVGDKYVGLAISDLDNKIASPLSVLVRKKTNIDLVAHDFQSLDAWGGMWWRRDKGPSFKYFCGIWIMLFDGRMSLCLFFSPYHFMELGLQMWTCISELSLVGFVVGYPFDRQRLAPDATQVKLFIDDLSETGKLDGLKFTFWDERFTSKNVELLIKPLSLHPVLAKTVVDKFAAVQILQAYLDYVNKKENRGCNILEMILFGFRI; from the exons ATGATGGTTATTGAGCATG GTAAAAGTGGGTTCTTTAGTCTAGCAGCTAGACCTTACACGAAAGTGTTTCTCTTTCGTGTCTCCTTCAGCAGCTGCAGCTCGAAATTAATCCCCGTACAAACTCGCCATTATTTTTTTTCT TACGTAAAGCCTTTACACCTATTCCAAAATTTGGTCAAATCAAATGCATCGCAAGGAGGACGGTTGCTTGGTTTAGATGTTGGTGATAAGTATGTTGGATTAGCTATCTCAGACCTCGATAATAAAATCGCCTCACCTCTAAG TGTTTTGGTTCGAAAGAAGACAAATATTGAtctagtggctcatgattttcaAAGCCTG GATGCTTGGGGTGGAATGTGGTGGAGAAGAGACAAGGGGCctagttttaaatatttttgtggAATCTGGATCATGTTATTTGATGGGAGGATGtcactttgtttatttttctctcCCTATCATTTCATGGAGTTGGGGTTGCAGATGTGGACTTGT ATCTCTGAACTTTCTCTGGTAGGCTTCGTAGTTGGCTATCCATTTGACAGACAACGACTTGCTCCTGAT gCTACACAGGTGAAGCTATTCATTGATGATCTTTCAGAGACGGGAAAACTTGATGGGTTAAAGTTTACGTTCTGGGATGAGCGCTTTACATCAAAG AATGTGGAATTGCTGATAAAGCCTTTGAGCTTGCATCCAGTACTAGCAAAAACTGTAGTTGATAAGTTCGCTGCTGTTCAGATTCTTCAG GCATACCTGGATTATGTGAACAAGAAGGAAAATAG GGGCTGCAACATCTTAGAGATGATATTATTTGGGTTTCGGATCTAA
- the LOC108468203 gene encoding uncharacterized protein LOC108468203 isoform X3 → MMVIEHGKSGFFSLAARPYTKVFLFRVSFSSCSSKLIPVQTRHYFFSYVKPLHLFQNLVKSNASQGGRLLGLDVGDKYVGLAISDLDNKIASPLSVLVRKKTNIDLVAHDFQSLDAWGGMWWRRDKGPSFKYFCGIWIMLFDGRMSLCLFFSPYHFMELGLQMWTCISELSLVGFVVGYPFDRQRLAPDATQVKLFIDDLSETGKLDGLKFTFWDERFTSKNVELLIKPLSLHPVLAKTVVDKFAAVQILQAYLDYVNKKENRRTS, encoded by the exons ATGATGGTTATTGAGCATG GTAAAAGTGGGTTCTTTAGTCTAGCAGCTAGACCTTACACGAAAGTGTTTCTCTTTCGTGTCTCCTTCAGCAGCTGCAGCTCGAAATTAATCCCCGTACAAACTCGCCATTATTTTTTTTCT TACGTAAAGCCTTTACACCTATTCCAAAATTTGGTCAAATCAAATGCATCGCAAGGAGGACGGTTGCTTGGTTTAGATGTTGGTGATAAGTATGTTGGATTAGCTATCTCAGACCTCGATAATAAAATCGCCTCACCTCTAAG TGTTTTGGTTCGAAAGAAGACAAATATTGAtctagtggctcatgattttcaAAGCCTG GATGCTTGGGGTGGAATGTGGTGGAGAAGAGACAAGGGGCctagttttaaatatttttgtggAATCTGGATCATGTTATTTGATGGGAGGATGtcactttgtttatttttctctcCCTATCATTTCATGGAGTTGGGGTTGCAGATGTGGACTTGT ATCTCTGAACTTTCTCTGGTAGGCTTCGTAGTTGGCTATCCATTTGACAGACAACGACTTGCTCCTGAT gCTACACAGGTGAAGCTATTCATTGATGATCTTTCAGAGACGGGAAAACTTGATGGGTTAAAGTTTACGTTCTGGGATGAGCGCTTTACATCAAAG AATGTGGAATTGCTGATAAAGCCTTTGAGCTTGCATCCAGTACTAGCAAAAACTGTAGTTGATAAGTTCGCTGCTGTTCAGATTCTTCAG GCATACCTGGATTATGTGAACAAGAAGGAAAATAG GAGGACAAGCTAA
- the LOC108468203 gene encoding uncharacterized protein LOC108468203 isoform X7, translating to MQYVKPLHLFQNLVKSNASQGGRLLGLDVGDKYVGLAISDLDNKIASPLSVLVRKKTNIDLVAHDFQSLISELSLVGFVVGYPFDRQRLAPDATQVKLFIDDLSETGKLDGLKFTFWDERFTSKNVELLIKPLSLHPVLAKTVVDKFAAVQILQAYLDYVNKKENR from the exons ATGCAGTACGTAAAGCCTTTACACCTATTCCAAAATTTGGTCAAATCAAATGCATCGCAAGGAGGACGGTTGCTTGGTTTAGATGTTGGTGATAAGTATGTTGGATTAGCTATCTCAGACCTCGATAATAAAATCGCCTCACCTCTAAG TGTTTTGGTTCGAAAGAAGACAAATATTGAtctagtggctcatgattttcaAAGCCTG ATCTCTGAACTTTCTCTGGTAGGCTTCGTAGTTGGCTATCCATTTGACAGACAACGACTTGCTCCTGAT gCTACACAGGTGAAGCTATTCATTGATGATCTTTCAGAGACGGGAAAACTTGATGGGTTAAAGTTTACGTTCTGGGATGAGCGCTTTACATCAAAG AATGTGGAATTGCTGATAAAGCCTTTGAGCTTGCATCCAGTACTAGCAAAAACTGTAGTTGATAAGTTCGCTGCTGTTCAGATTCTTCAG GCATACCTGGATTATGTGAACAAGAAGGAAAATAGGTGA
- the LOC108468203 gene encoding uncharacterized protein LOC108468203 isoform X5, producing the protein MMVIEHGKSGFFSLAARPYTKVFLFRVSFSSCSSKLIPVQTRHYFFSYVKPLHLFQNLVKSNASQGGRLLGLDVGDKYVGLAISDLDNKIASPLSVLVRKKTNIDLVAHDFQSLISELSLVGFVVGYPFDRQRLAPDATQVKLFIDDLSETGKLDGLKFTFWDERFTSKNVELLIKPLSLHPVLAKTVVDKFAAVQILQAYLDYVNKKENRGCNILEMILFGFRI; encoded by the exons ATGATGGTTATTGAGCATG GTAAAAGTGGGTTCTTTAGTCTAGCAGCTAGACCTTACACGAAAGTGTTTCTCTTTCGTGTCTCCTTCAGCAGCTGCAGCTCGAAATTAATCCCCGTACAAACTCGCCATTATTTTTTTTCT TACGTAAAGCCTTTACACCTATTCCAAAATTTGGTCAAATCAAATGCATCGCAAGGAGGACGGTTGCTTGGTTTAGATGTTGGTGATAAGTATGTTGGATTAGCTATCTCAGACCTCGATAATAAAATCGCCTCACCTCTAAG TGTTTTGGTTCGAAAGAAGACAAATATTGAtctagtggctcatgattttcaAAGCCTG ATCTCTGAACTTTCTCTGGTAGGCTTCGTAGTTGGCTATCCATTTGACAGACAACGACTTGCTCCTGAT gCTACACAGGTGAAGCTATTCATTGATGATCTTTCAGAGACGGGAAAACTTGATGGGTTAAAGTTTACGTTCTGGGATGAGCGCTTTACATCAAAG AATGTGGAATTGCTGATAAAGCCTTTGAGCTTGCATCCAGTACTAGCAAAAACTGTAGTTGATAAGTTCGCTGCTGTTCAGATTCTTCAG GCATACCTGGATTATGTGAACAAGAAGGAAAATAG GGGCTGCAACATCTTAGAGATGATATTATTTGGGTTTCGGATCTAA
- the LOC108468203 gene encoding uncharacterized protein LOC108468203 isoform X2 has product MMVIEHGKSGFFSLAARPYTKVFLFRVSFSSCSSKLIPVQTRHYFFSYVKPLHLFQNLVKSNASQGGRLLGLDVGDKYVGLAISDLDNKIASPLSVLVRKKTNIDLVAHDFQSLDAWGGMWWRRDKGPSFKYFCGIWIMLFDGRMSLCLFFSPYHFMELGLQMWTCISELSLVGFVVGYPFDRQRLAPDATQVKLFIDDLSETGKLDGLKFTFWDERFTSKNVELLIKPLSLHPVLAKTVVDKFAAVQILQAYLDYVNKKENRLAGAATS; this is encoded by the exons ATGATGGTTATTGAGCATG GTAAAAGTGGGTTCTTTAGTCTAGCAGCTAGACCTTACACGAAAGTGTTTCTCTTTCGTGTCTCCTTCAGCAGCTGCAGCTCGAAATTAATCCCCGTACAAACTCGCCATTATTTTTTTTCT TACGTAAAGCCTTTACACCTATTCCAAAATTTGGTCAAATCAAATGCATCGCAAGGAGGACGGTTGCTTGGTTTAGATGTTGGTGATAAGTATGTTGGATTAGCTATCTCAGACCTCGATAATAAAATCGCCTCACCTCTAAG TGTTTTGGTTCGAAAGAAGACAAATATTGAtctagtggctcatgattttcaAAGCCTG GATGCTTGGGGTGGAATGTGGTGGAGAAGAGACAAGGGGCctagttttaaatatttttgtggAATCTGGATCATGTTATTTGATGGGAGGATGtcactttgtttatttttctctcCCTATCATTTCATGGAGTTGGGGTTGCAGATGTGGACTTGT ATCTCTGAACTTTCTCTGGTAGGCTTCGTAGTTGGCTATCCATTTGACAGACAACGACTTGCTCCTGAT gCTACACAGGTGAAGCTATTCATTGATGATCTTTCAGAGACGGGAAAACTTGATGGGTTAAAGTTTACGTTCTGGGATGAGCGCTTTACATCAAAG AATGTGGAATTGCTGATAAAGCCTTTGAGCTTGCATCCAGTACTAGCAAAAACTGTAGTTGATAAGTTCGCTGCTGTTCAGATTCTTCAG GCATACCTGGATTATGTGAACAAGAAGGAAAATAG GTTAGCAGGGGCTGCAACATCTTAG
- the LOC108468203 gene encoding uncharacterized protein LOC108468203 isoform X6 codes for MQYVKPLHLFQNLVKSNASQGGRLLGLDVGDKYVGLAISDLDNKIASPLSVLVRKKTNIDLVAHDFQSLISELSLVGFVVGYPFDRQRLAPDATQVKLFIDDLSETGKLDGLKFTFWDERFTSKNVELLIKPLSLHPVLAKTVVDKFAAVQILQAYLDYVNKKENRGCNILEMILFGFRI; via the exons ATGCAGTACGTAAAGCCTTTACACCTATTCCAAAATTTGGTCAAATCAAATGCATCGCAAGGAGGACGGTTGCTTGGTTTAGATGTTGGTGATAAGTATGTTGGATTAGCTATCTCAGACCTCGATAATAAAATCGCCTCACCTCTAAG TGTTTTGGTTCGAAAGAAGACAAATATTGAtctagtggctcatgattttcaAAGCCTG ATCTCTGAACTTTCTCTGGTAGGCTTCGTAGTTGGCTATCCATTTGACAGACAACGACTTGCTCCTGAT gCTACACAGGTGAAGCTATTCATTGATGATCTTTCAGAGACGGGAAAACTTGATGGGTTAAAGTTTACGTTCTGGGATGAGCGCTTTACATCAAAG AATGTGGAATTGCTGATAAAGCCTTTGAGCTTGCATCCAGTACTAGCAAAAACTGTAGTTGATAAGTTCGCTGCTGTTCAGATTCTTCAG GCATACCTGGATTATGTGAACAAGAAGGAAAATAG GGGCTGCAACATCTTAGAGATGATATTATTTGGGTTTCGGATCTAA